The Amycolatopsis jiangsuensis nucleotide sequence CGAACTCGGGGCCGAACCGGGGCTGCAGAAGGACGGCGTGGAGGCGCATCTGCAGGAGCTGCTCGCCGAGCACATCAAAACCCTCGGCGACGGCTACACGCTGGTGCGCCGCGAGTTCCCGACCGCGATCGGCCCGGTGGACATCATGGCCCGCGATCACGAGGGCCGTTCGGTGGCCGTGGAGATCAAGCGCCGCGGCGAGATCGACGGCGTCGAGCAGCTCACCCGCTACCTCGAACTGCTCAACCGCGATCCGCTGCTGGCCCCGGTCCAGGGTGTGTTCGCCGCGCAGATCATCAAGCCCCAGGCCCGGACGCTGGCCGAGGACCGCGGGATCCGCTGCCTGACCCTGGACTACGACGCGCTGCGCGGCGTCGAATCGGACGAGTTCCGGCTGTTCTGAGGCGGCCGCTCAGGCCGCCGATCCACCACGCCGCTGGTAGGCCTTCGCGTCGAACCACGAGCGGACCGTGTCGTGGAACAGCGTCGAGATCACCAGCGCCGCCAGCAGCAGGCCGACCAGCGCGGTGAACCCACCGGACACCAGGGTGATCACGCCGTTGAGCGCGGCCAGTCCTTCCAGCACCAGCAGCGGCCAGCGACCCCAGTCGTAGCCGAGCAGGATGATGACCGCCGACGCCACCAGCGCCACCGCGAAGAAGTAGGACACGAACTCGGCGAAGTACAGCACTCCGTCCACGTCCTGTCCGTGGTCCTGGCGGTCGCTCACCTCCACCTGCATGAGCACACCGAAGAATCCGTTGAACAGCGCCTGGACGAAGACGAACGCGAGCGCGGCACGGAGCCGGCCCGGCATGCGGGGGCGGAACGCGGAATCGGGCATCGGAGCGGGTCCTTTCGGGCAGGGTCGGAAATACGGGCACGCTAGGCGGAATCGGATGGGACCCCTCCCGGTGAAAACGCCGCTGCCACGGGATCGACCACGACCGCACACGCCGGCCGGTCCGCACAGTGAACTCACAGGTCAGACACGGGTCGGAAAAATTTCCCGGAGTCGGCGTGACCCTTCGGAATCCATGCAGTACTGTCCCCGTCGGACAGGAACGATGGTGTTTCCTGTGGGAGAATGTTTGATTCGGAGGTGGCCGGGTGCTCGTCCTCGCCGACGCGAACCTGCGGCTCAACGCGAGTCCGATCGACTACATCGAACTCGCGTTTTATTTCCTGCTGGTGCTGGGCATCGGCTATCTCGCCAGGCGGCAGGTGTCCAGCAGTCTGGACTTCCTGCTCTCCGGCCGATCACTACCGGCCTGGGTGACCGGCCTCGCGTTCGTCTCCGCGAACCTCGGTGCGGTCGAGGTCATGGGCATGTCCGCGAACGGGGTGCTCTACGGCCTGCCGACCGTGCACTACTTCTGGATCGGCGCCATTCCGGCGATGCTGTTCCTCGGCCTGGTGATGATGCCGTTCTACTACGGCTCCAAGGTCCGCAGTGTCCCGGAGTTCATGCGCCGCCGGTTCGGCAAACCCGCGCACCTGGTCAACGGCATCAGCTTCGCGGCCGCGCAGATCCTGATCGCGGGCGCGAACCTGTTCCTGCTGGCCAGCGTCGTGAACCTGCTGCTGGGCTGGCCGCTGTGGCTGTCCATCGTGATCGCCGCCGCGATCGTGCTCGGCTACACCGCGCTCGGCGGTCTCTCCGCGGCGATCTACAACGAGGTGCTGCAGTTCTTCGTGATCGTCGTGGCGCTGCTGCCGCTCACCATCGTCGGCCTGATCAAGGTCGGTGGCTGGCAGGGCCTGGTGGACAAGATCACGAACAGTCCCGGTGGCACCGACCAGCTGAACTCTTGGCCCGGTGACAACCTGACCGGCTTCGGCAACAACTTCCTGTCCGTGCTCGGCATCGTGTTCGGTCTCGGGTTCGTGCTGTCCTTCGGGTACTGGACCACGAACTTCGTCGAGGTCCAGCGCGCGATGGCGTCGAAGAGCATGTCCGCCGCGCGGCGCACGCCGATCATCGGCGCGTTCCCGAAGATGCTGGTCCCGTTCATCGTGATCATCCCCGGCATGATCGCCGGTGTGGTCGTGCCGGAGTACCTGGCCGACAAGGGGATCCTGCTCGACGGCGGTACCGCGCCGAGTGGTGTCACGCCGAACAACGCGCTGCTGCTGCTGATGCGGGACCTGCTGCCGAACGGCATCCTCGGCATCGCGATCGCCGGTCTGCTGGCCTCGTTCATGGCCGGGATGGCGGCGAACCTCAGCTCGTTCAACACGGTCTTCACGTACGACATCTGGCAGACGTACGTGAAGAAGGACAAGCCGGACGGCTACTACCTGAAGCTGGGCCGGACCACCACGGTCGTGGCCACCGTGCTGGCCATCGGCACCGCCTTCATCGCGTCGAACTCGGCGAACATCCTGACCTACCTGCAGGACCTGTTCTCCTTCTTCAACGCGCCGCTGTTCGCCACGTTCATCCTCGGCATGTTCTGGAAGCGGATGACCCCGCACGCCGGCTGGAGCGGCCTGGTGTTCGGCACGCTGAGCGCGGTCACCGTGTGGGGCCTGTCGCAGGCGGAGATCCTCCCGCTGACCGGGCAGGGCATCAGCTTCGTGGCCGCCGGCAGCGCGTTCGTGGTGGACATCGTGGTGAGTGTCGCGGTCTCGCTGGCCACCCAGCCGAAGGCGGAGGCCGAACTGGCCGGGCTGGTGTACTCGCTGACGCCGCGTGGTTCACTCAAGCACGACGACACCGGTGAGAACGCGGGCTGGTACCGCAAGCCGGGCCTGCTGGCCGGCATCGTGCTCGTGATCACCATCGCCCTGAACATCATCTTCTGAGGAGGCCCGCATGACCGAGTCCTCGCGGCCGCACAAGGCGGGCGCCTTCGACATCCGGCTCATCATCGCGCTGCTGCTCGGCGTGTACGGCGTGGTCCTGACCGTGCTGGGTATCGCCTTCACCTCCGAAGCGGACAAGGTGAAGGCAGCCGGGGTGAACATCAACCTGTGGGCCGGGATCGGCCTGCTGGTGGTCACCGCGGTATTCGTGCTGTGGACGGTCATCCGCCCGCTCGTGGTGCCGCCGTCGACCGAGACGGCCGCCGCGGAAGCGGGCGAATAACCGGGTTGCCACCACGTCCGGCGGCTCGTCCCGCTAGGTTGCCGGACGTGGTGCACGATCGCCGGCCCGGCCGGCTCCCGAAGCTGTTCGTCCTGCTCATCGCCGCCGCGCTGGCCGTGTCCGCGTGCGGCGGGCCGGAGCTGGGCAAGGAGAATTTCGCGCGCACGACCGTCCCGGCCTCGGCAGGCGGCGATCCCGCCGGGCCGATCACCGATCCGGCGGCCGCCCCGGAGGTGCTGCGCGAACTGCAGCCCTGCCAGTTCGTCGGGCAGGACGTGCTCGAGCAGCTCGGCACCCCGCAGGACGAGCCGTCGCCGTCCGGCGTGCGGTTCGACGTGTGCCGGGGCTCGGTGACCGATCCCGGTGGCAAGGACATCTCGGTCGAGGTCACCGTCGGTGCGACGGTGCTCTCCGCCGCGGACAGGACCACCGGGCAGGTCGGCGGCCTGCCGCAGGTCGAGGCGCCCGCCGGCGCCGGCTCGTGCACAGTCAGCGTGCTCACCTCACGCGAGCCCGATCTCGGGATCTCGTTCGACATCAACTACTCCGGCGGGGACGCCTGCCCGGTCGGGCGCACGTTGGCCACGGCGGCGGCGAAGACCCTGCACAACGCGCCGCAGAAGTACGCGCCGAGCAAGGGAAGCCTGCTCGCCGCCGATCCGTGCGCGGTACTCGGCCAGTCCGCGGTGGACGGCGTGCTCACCGGCGCCGAGCCCGAGGCCACCGGGCTGCACAGCTGTCAATGGGGCAGCACGGCCCGGGTCGAGGTGCTGCTGTTGCCGGGCCGCCCGCCACTGGAGGGCAGTGGCTGGCTCAAGGCCGACGTCGGCACGCCGAGCCAGGCGTTCCGGAAGCAGGGCACCTCCGGCGGGTCGAGCTGCCAGGTGCACTGGCAGCACCGGCCGTGGCAGGCAGGCGACGTCGAGATCGCCCAGCTGGAGTACAGCAACTCGGACGCTGAGGCGGCGAGCGACGATCCGTGCGGCAAGGCCGTGACCCTTTCGAAGCAGCTGGCCGCGAAACTGCCGCAGCCGTGAAGGCCGCCGTCACGGACTCTCCGCGCGGGCGGTACAGGCACTAGGTTGGGGGGATCCACCACGCCGACGTGCCGGAGGCCCCCGTATGAAGAAGATCATCAACGATCCGGCCACCGTGGTCGCGGAGTCGCTGAGAGGCCTCGCGCTCGCGCACGCCGACCTCGTGCGGGTGCAGGACGATCCGGCGCTGGTCGTCCGGGCGGACGCCCCGGTGGCGGGCCGGGTCGCCGTGGTGTCCGGTGGTGGTTCCGGGCACGAGCCGCTGCACGGCGGGTTCGTCGGGCCGGGCATGCTGGACGCCGCGGTGCCCGGCCCGGTCTTCACCTCACCCACGCCGGACGCGGTGCAGGCCGCGCTCTCCGCGGTCACCGGGGCGGCAGGTGCGCTGCTGATCGTCAAGAACTACACCGGTGACGTGCTGAACTTCGAGACCGCCGCGGAACTGGCCGCGGCCGAGGACCTCGACGTGCGCAGCGTGGTCATCGACGACGACGTGGCGGTGAAGGACTCGACGTTCACCGCCGGCCGCCGCGGCGTGGGCGGCACCGTACTGCTGGAGAAAATCACCGGTGCCGCGGCCGCGCGCGGTGATTCGCTCGACGCAGTGGAAGCGTTGGCACGCAAGGTGGTCGGGCAGGTGCGTTCGATCGGGGTGGCGCTCACCGCGCCGACCGTGCCGCACGCCGGCGAGCCCAGTTTCGACCTGAGCCCGGACGAGATCGAGTTCGGGATCGGCATCCACGGCGAGCCGGGCCGCGAACGGATACCGGCCGAACCGGCCGACGCGCTGGTCGCCCGGATGGTCGAGGCGGTCGTGTCCGATCTGCCGTTCGCCTCCGGGGACCGGGTGCTGCTGTTCACCAACTCGATGGGCGGCACCCCGGCACTGGAGCTCTACCTCGCGCACGGCATCGCCGAGCGGCTGCTGGCCGAGCGTGGCATCGTGGTCGAACGCAGGCTGGTCGGCCCGTACGTCACGAGCCTCGAGATGCAGGGCATCAGCCTGACCCTGCTGAAACTGGACGACGAGCTGACGCAGCTCTGGGACGCGCCGGTGCGCACTCCCGCGTTGCGGTGGGGGATCTGATGGGGTGTTCTGCCGAAGGTTTCGCCGCGGCGCTGCGGTCCGCCGCCGAGGTGATCGCCGAGCACCGCGCCGAGCTGGTGGACCTCGACCGGGCGATCGGCGACGCGGACCACGGCGAGAACCTCAACCGGGGCTTCGCCGCGATCGTCGCCGCGTTGGACGCCGGCGTGCCGCAGACCCCCGCCGCGGTCGCGAAGCTCGCCGCGACCACGTTGATCTCCAAGGTCGGCGGGGCAGCGGGTCCGTTGTACGGCACGGCTTTCCTGCGTGCGTCGGCGAAACTCGGTGACGCGGCGGAGGTCGACGCCGGGCAGCTGGTCGAAGCACTGCGTGCGGCGCTGGAGGGAGTACAGGCGCGAGGCAAGGCGGTCGGCGGCGACGCGACGATGGTCGACGCGCTGATCCCGGCCCTGTCCGCGGCCGAGGGAGCAGCCGGTGGGTCGGTGGCCGAGGTGCTCACGGCCGCGGCCGGCGGTGCCGACCGTGGCGCTGAGTCCACCGTGGACTTGGTGCCGCGCAAGGGCCGGGCGTCCTACCTGGGCGAGCGGGCGGTGGGACACCTCGATCCGGGGGCCCGTTCCACGGCGCTGCTGCTGCGTGCGTTCGCGGAGGCGGCCCGGTGACTGTCGGAATCGTTCTCGTGTCGCACAGCGCCAAGCTGGCCGAAGGGCTGGCCGAACTGGCCGCGCAGATGGCTCCGGAGGTGCGGATCGCCGCGGCCGGTGGGCTGTCCGGCGATGGCGGCCTCGGCACCGACTACGACGAGGTCGTGGCCGCCACCCAGCGAGCCGACTCCGGCGACGGCGTGGTGCTGCTCTACGACCTCGGCAGCGCGCAGATGACCGCGGAGCTGGCGGTGGAGTCGCTGGCCGATCCTTCCGCCGCGGTGGTGGTCGATGCGCCGCTCGTGGAAGGCGCCGTGGCGGCGGCCGTGGCCGCCCAGTCGGGCGCGGACCGCAAGGCGGTCGGCGAGGCCGCGGCGAGCGCCGGTCTCGCTCCCGATCT carries:
- the nucS gene encoding endonuclease NucS, giving the protein MRLVIARCQVDYAGRLTAHLPMATRLLLVKSDGSVSVHSDDRAYKPLNWMSPPCWLIEDGKLWIVENKQGEKLVISIEEIYHDHAHELGAEPGLQKDGVEAHLQELLAEHIKTLGDGYTLVRREFPTAIGPVDIMARDHEGRSVAVEIKRRGEIDGVEQLTRYLELLNRDPLLAPVQGVFAAQIIKPQARTLAEDRGIRCLTLDYDALRGVESDEFRLF
- a CDS encoding sodium:solute symporter family protein; this translates as MLVLADANLRLNASPIDYIELAFYFLLVLGIGYLARRQVSSSLDFLLSGRSLPAWVTGLAFVSANLGAVEVMGMSANGVLYGLPTVHYFWIGAIPAMLFLGLVMMPFYYGSKVRSVPEFMRRRFGKPAHLVNGISFAAAQILIAGANLFLLASVVNLLLGWPLWLSIVIAAAIVLGYTALGGLSAAIYNEVLQFFVIVVALLPLTIVGLIKVGGWQGLVDKITNSPGGTDQLNSWPGDNLTGFGNNFLSVLGIVFGLGFVLSFGYWTTNFVEVQRAMASKSMSAARRTPIIGAFPKMLVPFIVIIPGMIAGVVVPEYLADKGILLDGGTAPSGVTPNNALLLLMRDLLPNGILGIAIAGLLASFMAGMAANLSSFNTVFTYDIWQTYVKKDKPDGYYLKLGRTTTVVATVLAIGTAFIASNSANILTYLQDLFSFFNAPLFATFILGMFWKRMTPHAGWSGLVFGTLSAVTVWGLSQAEILPLTGQGISFVAAGSAFVVDIVVSVAVSLATQPKAEAELAGLVYSLTPRGSLKHDDTGENAGWYRKPGLLAGIVLVITIALNIIF
- the dhaK gene encoding dihydroxyacetone kinase subunit DhaK, with amino-acid sequence MKKIINDPATVVAESLRGLALAHADLVRVQDDPALVVRADAPVAGRVAVVSGGGSGHEPLHGGFVGPGMLDAAVPGPVFTSPTPDAVQAALSAVTGAAGALLIVKNYTGDVLNFETAAELAAAEDLDVRSVVIDDDVAVKDSTFTAGRRGVGGTVLLEKITGAAAARGDSLDAVEALARKVVGQVRSIGVALTAPTVPHAGEPSFDLSPDEIEFGIGIHGEPGRERIPAEPADALVARMVEAVVSDLPFASGDRVLLFTNSMGGTPALELYLAHGIAERLLAERGIVVERRLVGPYVTSLEMQGISLTLLKLDDELTQLWDAPVRTPALRWGI
- the dhaL gene encoding dihydroxyacetone kinase subunit DhaL, which gives rise to MGCSAEGFAAALRSAAEVIAEHRAELVDLDRAIGDADHGENLNRGFAAIVAALDAGVPQTPAAVAKLAATTLISKVGGAAGPLYGTAFLRASAKLGDAAEVDAGQLVEALRAALEGVQARGKAVGGDATMVDALIPALSAAEGAAGGSVAEVLTAAAGGADRGAESTVDLVPRKGRASYLGERAVGHLDPGARSTALLLRAFAEAAR
- the dhaM gene encoding dihydroxyacetone kinase phosphoryl donor subunit DhaM; its protein translation is MTVGIVLVSHSAKLAEGLAELAAQMAPEVRIAAAGGLSGDGGLGTDYDEVVAATQRADSGDGVVLLYDLGSAQMTAELAVESLADPSAAVVVDAPLVEGAVAAAVAAQSGADRKAVGEAAASAGLAPDLAAVDAPAEEGVEEKELTLNNDVGLHARPAAVLVRSLASFEAEVSVRLGEQEADGHSVLALMSLGARQGDRIVVRARGAQAAAAIAKITELVNTNFGE